Below is a window of Variovorax sp. TBS-050B DNA.
GAGGATGGTCTCGACCTCCTCGGGGAACACGCTGTAGCCCGAGACCTTGATCATCTCCTTGAAGCGGCCGATGAAGCTGAGGTAGCCGTCGGCGTCGAGCCTGCCCATGTCGCCCGTGTGCACCCAGCCGTCGCGCAGGGTGGCGGCCGTCGCTTCGGGCTTGTTCCAGTAGCCCTTGAAGGTGCCGGGGCTGGCCAGCACGATCTCGCCGACTTCGCCGGCGGGCAGGTCGGCCTGGGTCTCGGGGTCGACGATGCGGATGGTCACGCCAGGCACGGCGACGCCCTGCGTGCCCCAGCGCGGCGCATGCTGCGGCGTGTAGGTGTCGCAGGTGTGGGTTTCGCTCAGGCCGTAGGCGGCCTCGAACGAAGTGCAGCGCGGCGCATGCGTGCGCCACTGCGCGGCCAGCGGCTCGGTGAAGGTGATGCCGAAGCTGGTGACCGGGTTGCGGCGCAGGCTCGACAGATCGAACTGCGCGATCTCGGGCACCTGCATGCAGGCCACGTTCATCGGCGCGATGCTGTACCACCAGCTCACCTTCCAGGCCTCGATCGCCTGCAGCGCGGCACGCGGATCGAAGCGGTGCAGCAGCACCGAGGCCGCCCCCGTGAGCACCGGCACGTTCACGCCCATCAGCATGCCCGCGATGTGATAGAGCGGCGCGATCGAGAGCAGCACGTCGTCGCCGGTGACGCCGTTGCAGTCGGCCGCAGCGCGCGTCTTGAAGAGCGCGTTGCCGTAGCTCAGCATCGCGCCCTTGGGCAGGCCGGTGGTGCCGGAGGTGTAGGTCATGAGCGCCACGTCGTCGAGGTCGACCGCCACCGCCTGCGGTGCCGCGCCGCTTCGCATCACGGCGAGAAAGTCTTCGCAGCCGGCGGGCACGCTGCGCGCGGCCTCGCGTTCGGCGAGCAGCTCGGCCGGCAGCGCGAGCGCGGGCTCGGCCGGCAGCAGGTCGGCGTAGTGCACCACGAACACATGTTCGAGCGCGCTCTCGGCCTGCACCTTGCGCACCACCGGCAGGAGCGGCGCGGCCGCGACGATCACGCGCGCCTTCAGATCGTTGACCTGGTAGGCGAGCTCGTGCTCCTTGTTGAGCGGACCGCTCGGGCAGACGATGGCGCCGATCTTCTGGATGCCGAAGTGCGCCACCAAATACTGCGGGCAGTTGTTGAGGAACAGCACCACGGGTTCGCCCTTCTGCACGCCCAGGGCCTGCAGCCGCGCCGCGAAGGCATCGCTCGCGCGGTCGAGCTCGGCCCAGCTCATGGCCTGCCCGTACCAGATGCAGGCGGCGCGGTCGCCGCGCTCTCGCGCATGCGCGCGCAGGTAGGCGTGCAGCGGCTGCTGCGGACGGGGCGGCAGCTCGTTCAGGCGAGCCGTTGCGGTTGTCTCCATGGCGTCACTTCCTCAGGGTTATCGATAGCGGCCCGCGCATGGCAGGCGCTTGCCAACGGTGCATGGTGCACGAACAATCCTACCCATGGGTATAACTTCGGCGACACGGCACAAACCCTCTGCGCGCAGCGACATGCCCCAGGGCACCGGCCGCCAGCGCACCGCCACGCAGGGCACCGACGTGCAGCGCGAGCGCATCCTGCAGGCGGCCACGCAGCTGTTCGCGGCGCAGGGCTACGCCAACACCACGATGGCGCAGATCGTGCGCGCGCTCGGCGTGACCAAGCCCTTCGTCTACTACTACTTCCGCGACAAGCAGGAGATCTTTGAGGTGCTCTCGTGGCGGCCCGCGGTCGACTGCTTCACCGCGCTCGACTTCGCGGCCGGCGATCCGCGCCGCGCGAGCGAGAAGGTGCTCGAAGGCATCGAGCGCCTGATCCGCGCCACCATCACGCACCATCCCGCGGCCTTCTTTCCCTACCGCGAGCCGCAGGTCTACCGGCCCGAATACATCGCGGCGCAGAAGAAGCTCGCGCACCACTTCTACGACCTGCTCTGTCCGCTGCTCGAGGAGGCGCGCCGCGACGGCGACCTCGATTTCAACGAGACCAAGATCACCGCGCTCGCCGCCTGCAGCCTGCCGGGCTTCCTCTTCAGCTGGTACCAGCCGGGCGGGCGGCTTTCGCCCGACGAGGTGGTGGCCGAGCTCACCAGGCTCGCGAGCCGCGTGATCGGCCTGCGCGTGCCGGCGGCGCGCTGAAGCGAAGAGAAGCCGCGCGTGCGGCGGCGCTGTCGCGAAAGTTTTCACAACGACATCGGAGACGGACAGACATGACACCGAAGACCGCGCGCCTCGCGCCCCTCGCCCTCACCGCCCTGCTCGGCCTTGCGGCCACCGCACAGGCCCAGCAGGCCACCTACAAGGTGGCCTACATCGATCCGCTCTCGGGCCCCTTCGCCAAGCGTGGGCGAGCTGATGCTGATGCACACGCAGTTCGCGATCGAGGAGATCAACGCGAAGGGCGGCGTGCTCGGCGGCACGAAGCTGCAGCTGCTGCAGTTCGACAGCAAGCTTTCGGCGCAGGAGAGCCAGAGCGCGCTGCAGGCGGCGATCGACCAGGGCGCGAAGGCCATCGTCACGGGCGGTTCGGGCTCGTCGGTGGTGACCGCGCTCGTGCAGTCGGTCGCGCGCTGGAACCAGCGCAACCCGGGCAAGGAGCTGATCGTTCTGAACCACTCGTCGATCGATCCCGAGATGACCGGCAAGGGCTGCAGCTTCTGGCACTTCCAGACCGAGGCCAACACCGCGATGAAGATGAAGGCGCTGGCCAACTACATCAAGAAGACGCCCGACGTGAAGAAGGTCTACCTGCTGAACCAGGACTATGCGCACGGCAAGCAGTGGGCCAGCTACGGCCGGCAGCTCGTGGGCCTGGCGCGGCCGGACGTGCAGTTCGTCGGCGAGACGCTGCATCCGATCGGCCGCGTGAAGGACTTCTCGCCCTACATCGCGAACATCCGCCAGAGCGGCGCCGACTCGGTGATCACCGGCAACTGGGGCCAGGACATGACGCTGCTGCTCAAGGCCGCGGGCGATGCGGGCCACAACCTGCGCTACTTCAACCACAGCGCGGGCTCGGTGCCCGGCACGGTGCTCGCGGTGTCGCAGGCCAAGACGGGGCAGCTCACCTGGGTCGCCGAATGGCATCCGGGCCAGGCCGGCACGCCGCGCGCGGATGCGCTCGCCAAGGCCTACAAGGCCAAGACCGGCAAGGACTTCCTCGCGCCGCGCATCGACCTCACGCCGCGCATGCTGGCCGCCGCGATCGACAAAGCCGGCAGCACCGACACGGTCAAGGTGGCGCATGCGCTGGAGGACATGCGCTTCGACTCGGTGGTGGGCCCGGTGCGCATGCGCGCCGAGGACCACCAGCTGCTGCTGCCGCAGGTGGTCAACACCATCGCGCCGGTCGATGGCAAGGCGGTCAGGACGGGCTGGGAAGGCACCGACTACGGCTTCCGCACCGACGCGGTCTACACCGGCAACGAGCTCGCCCAGGGCACGGACTGCAAGATGCAGCGGCCGGGCGGCTGACCACGGCGCGGACCCGGGTGGTCATGCCGTCTTCGCCCAGGCTTCGTACACTGGGCGCATGACCGCCAACGCTTCCACACCGTCCGACCCGTACCTCTGGCTCGAGGACATCGACGGCGACGAGCCGCTCGCCTGGGCGCGCGCGCACAACGCCAAGACCGTGCAGCGCTATGCGCAGTCGCCCGCCTTCGAGCGCATGGCCGAGGGCATCCTCGAAGTGCTCGACGCGGACGACCGCATTCCGATGGTGCGCAAGATCGGGCCGTTCTTCTACAACTTCTGGCGCGACAGGAAGAACCCGAAGGGCCTGTGGCGGCGCACCACGCTGGCCGAATACCGCAAGCCGCAGCCCGAATGGGAATGCGTGATCGATCTCGATGCGCTCGCCGAGGCCGAAGGCGAGAACTGGGTCTGGCACGGCGCCCAGTGCCTGCAGCCCGCGTACAAGCGCTGCCTGGTCTCGCTCTCGCGCGGCGGTGCCGATGCGGAAGTGGTGCGCGAGTTCGACCTCGAACACAGGCAGTTCGTGGCCGACGGCTTCGCGCTGCCCGAGGCCAAGAGCAGCGTGGCATGGAAGGACATCGACCATCTCTACGTGGCCACCGACTTCGGCCCCGGCTCGATGACCACCTCGAGCTATCCGCGCATCGTGAAGGAATGGCGGCGCGGCACGCCGCTCGAGAGCGCGGCGACGGTGTACGAGGCCGGCGCCGACGACATGATGGCCAGCGCATGGCGCGACACCACGCCGGGCTTCGAGCGCGACTTCGTCTCGCGCCAGATGGACTTCTACGACAGCGAGACCTGGCTGCGCGCGCCGGACGGCCGGCTGGCGAAGGTCGACGTGCCCGACGATGCGAACATCGACATCACGCGCGAGTGGATGCTCGTCGAGCCGCGCAGCCCCTGGACCGTGGGCGGCGCCACCTACGCGCCGGGCTCGCTGGTGGCCACCCGCTTCGACGACTACATGGCCGGCCGGCGCGAGTTGACGGTGCTGTTCGAGCCCGGCGACACCACCGCGCTCGACAGCCATTCGTGGACCCGCCACCACCTGATCCTGAACGTGATGCGCGACGTGGTGAACGAACTCGAAGTGCTCACGCCGCAGCCCGGCCAGCAGCCGTGGAAGCGCGAGCGCCTGGGCGGCGCGCCCGCGCTCTCGACCATCGCGGCCGGCGGCATCGACGAGGACGAGAACGACGACTACTTCCTCACGGTGAGCGGCTTTCTCCAGCCGACCACGCTCTACATCGGCACCATCGGGCGCGGCGAGCCCGAGCCGCTCAAGGACAGCCCGGCCTTCTTCGATGCCTCGCGCTACCGCGTGAGCCAGCATTTCGCGACCTCGAAGGACGGCACGCGCGTGCCCTATTTCGAGATCGCGCCCAAGGACCTGCGGGCCGACGGCCGCAACCCGACGCTGCAGTACGCCTACGGCGGCTTCGAGGTCTCGCTGCAGCCGAGCTACAGCGGCAGCATCGGCCGCGCCTGGCTCGATCAGGGCGGCGTCTACGTGGTCGCCAACATCCGCGGCGGCGGCGAGTACGGCCCGCGCTGGCACCAGGCCGCGCTGCAGCAGAACCGCCTGCGCACCTGCGAGGACTTCGCGGCCGTGTCCGAGCACCTGTTCGCCCGCAACATCACCTCGCCCCGGCACCTGGGCGCGATGGGTGGCAGCAACGGCGGCCTGCTGATGGGCAACATGCTCACGCTCTATCCGCAGCTCTACGGCGCGATCGTGAGCGAGGTGGCGCTGCTCGACATGCGGCGCTACACGCAGCTGTCGGCCGGCGCCTCGTGGATCGCCGAATACGGCGACCCGGAGGTGGCCGAGGAATGGGCCTGGATCCAGGCCTTCTCGCCCTACGAGAACGCGAAGCCCGGGCAGGCCTATCCGCCCGCGCTCTTCACCACCTCCACGCGCGACGACCGCGTGGGGCCGGTGCATGCGCGCAAGATGTACGCGAAGCTCGCGGCCATGGGCCATGACGTCGCGTTCTACGAGAACATGGAAGGCGGCCACAGCGCGGCGGCCGACAACAAGGCCGCGGCCTTCATGGATGCGCTGGGCTACATGTACCTCTGGCAGCACATCGGGCGAACGGCATGAACGGCACCACCCTCGAACTGATCGGCGCGCCCACCGACGTGGGCGCCAGCGTGCGCGGCGCCGGCATGGGGCCCGACGCGCTGCGCGTGGCGGGCCTGCCGGACGCGCTGGCGGCGCAGGGCTATCAGGTGATCGACCGCGGCAACCTCGCCGGGCCGGCCACGCCGTGGACGCTGCCGGCCAACGGCCTGCGCCATCTCGACGAGGTGATCGCCTGGAACCGCGCGGTCTATGCCGCGGTCGACAGCGCACTCGGCACCGGCCACCTGCCGCTGATGATGGGCGGCGACCACTGCCTCGCGATCGGCTCGATCAGCGCCGTGGCCTGGCATGCGCGCCGGCGCGGCCGCAAGCTGCGCGTGCTGTGGCTCGATGCGCACTCCGACGTCAACACCGAGACCACGAGCCCGAGCGGCAACCTGCACGGCATGCCGGTGTCGTGCCTGCTGGGCCATGGCCCCGCGGTGCTCACCGGCTGGAGCGGCGAGCGCGCCGCGATCGAGCACGACGCGATCCGCTTCATCGGCATCCGCAGCGTCGATGCCGACGAGAAGGAGGCGATCCGCACGCTCGGGCTGCATGTGTTCGACATGCGCCACATCGACGAGCACGGCATGCGCACCACCATGACCGAGGCGCTGCAGGACGTGGACGAGGACACGCACCTGCACGTGAGCTTCGACCTCGACTGCCTCGACCCCGGCATCGCGCCCGGCGTGGGCACCGGCGTGCGCGGCGGGCCGACCTACCGCGAGATGCAGCTGTGCATGGAGATGATCGCCGACACCGGCCGCCTCGGCTCGGTGGACGTGGTGGAGCTCAATCCGGCGCTCGACGTGCGCAACCAGACGGCCGAGGTGGCCGTCGAGCTGATCGAGAGCCTGTTCGGCAAGTCGACGCTGGTGCGCTGAAGACGGGCCTCAGCGCTGCATCGCCGGCAGCGCGATCGCGGCGATGATGCCGACGATGGCGATGGCCGGCAGCAGCCATGCGCCGATGATCACGCTGAGCGTGTTCGGCGGCGGCGGCGCGCCGAAGCGGTTGCTGCCCTGCGTGCCCGGCTTGAAGATCCAGATCAGCGCGACCAGCGGAATCAGCGCCAGCAGCAGCGTCCAGCCCGACCAGTCCATGTCGTGCGAGCGCTGGATGCCGGTCAGCACGTAGAACACGAGGTACGGGATCGCGAGCACCAGGGTGATGATGCTGATCGCCGCCTCGCCGCCCTTGAAACCGGTGAAGCCGATCACGCCGCCCAGCACCATGGCCGCCAGCATGAACAGCGCGTACGAATAGAACATGTACGCCAGAAAGCGCACCCGCCCGATCCGCCCCTTGGCGGACCACAGCTTCACGGGCTGCACGCCCGCGCTGTCTTCGTAGACGTCGGCCACGGTGGCGCCGGGCGCGGCGTAGGGATTGATTGCTTGCTCTGATGACATGGGCTCACTCCTCGGGGTTGGTTATGGGAAGGGATTTGAACAGTGCGACTCAAAGAAGGCCAGCCCGCTTGACGGCGTGGTAGCGGTTCACCAACGCCACCGCCAGGCCGGCGGGCTCGACGTCGACCGACAGCGGATCGTTGCCGACCACGCGCGCGAAGGCGTCGCGGCGCGACTGCTCGAACAGATGGGCCGCCGCGACCTCGACGGCATCGCTCGCCTGCGCGAGCGGCTGGCGCGCGATGCGCCCGAGCACGCGCTCGCGCAGGCTCGCGACCAGCACGAGGTGGTTGCGGCGCAGCAGCTTGACCGCGGGGCGCAGCTCGGCCGCATCCTCGTCGCGGAAGTTGGTCAGCACGATCACCAGCGCACGGCGCCGCTGCACCTGCAGCAGCCGCTGCGCCGCGAGCAGGTAGTCCGAATGCGTGGCACCGGGCTGGATGTCGTGCAGCCGGTTCATCAGCGCGTTGAGCGTGGCCGTGCCCTTGCGCGGCGCGAAGTCGCGCCGTTCGGCGAGCGGGCAGCCGAAGGTCATGGCGCCGACCTCGTCGCCCTCCTTCAGCGCCACGTAGCTCAGCAGCATCAGCGCGTTGAGCGCTTCGTCGAAATGGCTGCCGGCCTGTTCGGCGGTGCCGGTCTCGTCGGCGCGCATGCGGCGGCCGCAGTCGAGCAGGAAGAACACGCACTGGTCGCGGTCGTCCTGGTACTCGCGCACGATCGGGCGGCGATGGCGCAGCGTGGCCTTCCAGTCGATGTGCCGCAGCGAATCGCCGGTGCGGTAGTCGGCGAGCTGGCGGAAGTCGGTGCCCAGGCCGCGCTGCGCATAGGTCTTGATGCCGATCTGCGCGAGGCGCCGGTCGCCCGAGAGCCACGCATAGCGCGCGAGCGCCGCGAAGTTGGGATACACCCGCACGCGCCGCGGCGCACCGAGCGTCTGCCGCAGCTCGAAGCAGCCCGCGCGCGTGCGCCAGCGGATCTGCGTGGCGTCGAACTGCGCCACGCCGCGCAGCGTGGCGGTCGCGGTGTACTGCAGCACGCGCCGCGAGGCCGGCGGCACCGTCACCGTCTGCGGCAGGCCCTCGAACGCGAAGTGCGCATCGAGTCCGTCGAACACCGACACCTCCCAGCCATGCGCGCCCTCGTTGACGAGCGCCAGCGTCAGCACCGTCGGCACGCCGATCGAGAAGGCGCCCGGCAGCGTGCGCTCGACGCGCAGCGGCGCCGCGCGCCAGAGCCGCCAGCTGCGCCAGAGATCGAAGCCCGCGCCCGCGAGCCCGAGCACCAGCGCCACCCCGGCCGCCTGCGCCACCCGTTCCACCGGCACGCCCAGCAGCAGCGCGGCGACGGCGGCCACGGCCGCGCCCGCCAGCACCCACACCAGCGCGCGCGAGGGGACGGGAACGACGCGCGTCATCGAAGGCGCGCTCCCTTCATCGGCGGGCTCATAGCCTCGGCGCTTCGACGCTGTCGCGCGCGGCGCGCAGCAGGCCGTCGACGCTCGCGCCCTCGAGCTGCGCATCGGGCGAGATCATCACGCGGTGCCGCAGCGCCGGCAGCGCCTGGCGCGCGACGTCGTCGGGCGTGATGAAGTCGCGCCCGGCCATCAGCGCGGCGGCGCGCGCGGCGCGCACCAGCGCCATGGTGCCGCGCGGGCCGGCGCCCGAGGAGAGCCCCGGCCAGTCGCGCGTGGCGCGCGCGATGCGCACGGCATAGTCGATCACGCGCGCGTCGGCCGTCACCAGGCAGGCGAGCCGCTGCAGCTCGACCACCTGCGCCTCGTCCAGGCAGGGCGTGACCGCTTCGAGCGGGAACTGGTTGCCCGCGCGCTGCAGCGTGGTGAGCTGCACGATCGCGTTCTCTTCCGCATGGCTCGGAAAGCCGATGTCGATCTTCAGCAGGAAGCGGTCGAGCTGCGCCTCGGGCAGCGGGTAGGTGCCTTCGGTGTCGATCGGGTTCTGCGTGGCCATCACCATGAAGGGCCGCGGCAGCGGCAGCGCCCGGCCTTCGAGCGTGACCTGGTATTCCTGCATCACTTCGAGCAGCGCGCTCTGGGTCTTGGCCGGCGCGCGGTTGATCTCGTCGGCCAGCAGCAGGTTGGTGAAGACCGGCCCCTGGTGCACGCGCAGCGTGCCGATGCCGCCGTCGCCGCGCTGCGAGGGATCGAGCACCGAATGGCCCGTGATGTCCGAGGGCATGAGGTCGGGCGTGAACTGCACCCGCGCGTAGCGCAGCGTCATCGCCTGCGCGAGCGCACGGGCGAGCAGCGTCTTGCCGAGCCCCGGCACGCCTTCGATCAGCACGTGGCCGGAGGCGACCAGCGCCACCAGCGTCTGGTCGACCGCTTCGAGCTGGCCGACCACGGCCCGGCCGACTTCGGCGCGAAGCGCCTGCAGCCACTGGGAGGCGCGTGTCAGTTCTTCGGGGGAGATGGCTTGCATGGGTTCTCTCGGTTCAGGATGAGGAGGAAGAAGAAGGCGACGACGGTGCGCGGCCACCGGCCTCGAGCCGGCGGCGCGCGGTCTCGAGCAGTTCGAGGTCGACCGCCATCGCCTCGGGGCTGCGCGCGCGCGTGGCGAGCGCGCGCTCCAGCGCGGCCGCCTGCAGCCCCGTGGCCTGCGCGATCGCGGCTGCGCGTGCCCCGGCATTGCGCTGCGCGTGATGCCGCAGATGGCGCGCGGCCGCTTCGTTCAGCGCGCGCACCTGCGCGGCATGCAGCGCGCCGTTGCCGTGGACGTTCAGGAAGGCCGAGGTGCCGCGCACCTGCTCGGCCATCGAGCGCCGGTGCGTGCCGGCCGAGGGCGCCAGCGGCCCGAAGCGCACGGCCCCGCGCCAGAGCGCCGCCACCAGCGCGAGCAGGCCCGCGACGATCGCGACCCAGCCCTGGTGCCAGAGCCACTTCAGGAAGGGTTCGCGCGCTTCCTCGGTGACGAACCAGACCTCGCTGCCGGCGCGGGCCTGCAGCGCGGCCGCGGCGAACAGCGCGTTGTCGCCGCGCAGCAGGTTCCGGTTGTGGAGCACGCCCCAGGGCATGACCGTGACCGAGCCGCGGCCGACGCGCACGCGGATGGCCTCGATGCCCCGCGGCGCCTCCACCGCCCACAGCGGCAGTTCGTCCTCGTCCGCGGGCAGGTACTGCCGGGTGGTGTACGCGGCGCAGAGGCGGAACACGCGGCCGCCCGCAAAGCTCGCGGGCAGCGCATAGGGTTCGACGACCTCGTGGCAGTCGCCGTCCTTCTCGCGCTTGCCGCGCAGGGCCTGCGGCGTCTTCGGCGGCGCGGGGGTGTCGTCGGCTTCGTCGGCCTCGTCCTGCGGCGCCTCGTCATCCGCGTCGTCGCCCTTCCTGTTCTTCCTGCCGACGCGCGTCCAGTCGACCTCGGCCAGCGGCACCCAGCTGTCGAGCATGTCGTCGTCGAGCAGATGGGCGGGCATCACGAGGTGGCCGCCCTCCTCCTCGACCCAGGCGCGCAGGCGCCCGGCGCGCTCCGGGAACATGTCCCAGTGCCGCGACGCGAGCACCAGCCGTGCATCGGGCGGCGGCATCGCGTCCAGGCTCTGGCGCTTGACCACCTTCGCGCCCAGCTCGCGCAGCAGGCCCTGCACGCCGTACAGCAGATTGGTGCGCGCTTCGCCGCTCGCGGGCGTGGGCACCTCGGTATCGGCCCACTCGGTGGCCGACACCAGCCAGGCGCCGGCGAGCCCCAGCGCCAGCACCACCGCGATGCGGACCACCCAGGCGTTCACGCGGGCACCCCGTCTGCCGCGGGGGGAGCCTCGGCCGGCGCGCCGAGGTTCTGCGCGAACCCGGCGCACAGCGCCAGCACGTCGGCGGTGGCCGGCAGCCGGCCGCCGTAGGCCGCGAGCTGCCAGGCGCCGACCAGCCGCGCGAGAAAGGCCTGCGGCCCCGGCGCCAGGCGCGGCGCGGCGAGCGCCACGCATTCGTCCTCGGTGCTCGCGGCGCGCACCGGCACGCCGTGCAGGTGCACGATGCGCGACAGCGCGCCGCGGTACAGCAGCGACAGCGCCGCGCGATGCTGGCCGCGCTGCCAGAGCGTGGCGGCCGCATTGCCGATGTCGTCGGGCAGGGTTTCGGGCCGGATGTCCAGGCTGCCGACGTGGCTCGGCAGGGCTTCGCCGCGCGGCCTGCCGCCGGTGGCGCGCACCCGCATCCAGCGGTGGATGCGCACCACGATCCAGGCGAAGGCCAGCGCGGCCAGCCCCCAGATGAGCCAGCGCGCGCCTTCGGCGACGGTCTTCGCGAAGTCGCGCAGCCAGTCGAGGCTGCCGGCGTCGCTGTCGGCCTTCTTCTTGTCCTCGTCCTCGTCGCGCGGCTTGAAGCGCAGGCTCTTCTCGGTCCTGGTGCCGGGCATGTGCGGATCGGCACGAAGGCGCTCGGCCGCGGCGCGCACCTGCTCGCGCGTGGGCAGCGGATCGGGCGCGGCCGCGGCGGCCGCCGCTGCGCCGCATGCGCACAGCGCGGCGAGCACGACGGCGCCCAGGCGCCGCCGGAGGTCAGCGGAAGCCATGCCGGAACTCCTGCTCGATGTCCCAGGCCTCGAGCTCCACGCGCCGGTTCAGGTACATCGCGAAGCCGGCCGCCACGTAGAACGGCTCGAGCAGGCCGACCACCAGAGCGTACGCCGTGGCGACGAGCAGGCTCTCCACCGTGCCTTCGGACGCCAGCAGCCAGTTCATGACCTCGCGCGCATCGCCCTCGGGCGCGAACCAGACGAGCAGCGACATCACGCAGAGGTAGAGCGCCATTTCCACATGCGCGAACACCAGCTGCATGCAGCCGGCCGCGCCGCGCCGGCCGTGCAGCAGCTGCGCGCGGCGCTTGCGGCGTGCGCTGCCGCGCTGGCCTTCGAGCTGGTCGATCGCCTGCGTGAACGAGCGCCAGGGCGAGAAGCGGCGCCACAGCAGCGTGCGCAGCCACTGGCCGCCCCAGACCTGCCGCCGCCGCGCCCACAGGTCGCGCCAGCGCGTGCCTTCGCCGAACACCGCGCGCGACAGCACGAAAAGCAGGCTGCGGTCCAGCCACGGCTTGAGCCAGAAGATCACGAGCCCGGGCAGCCAGCCGGCGATCTCGACGGTGCAGAGCGCGAGCGCCACCACCACGGCATGCACCGGCAGGTAGGTGCCCCAGACCGAGCGCGCATGGCGGCGCACCAGCGTGGCGCCCAGGTCCGCCGCCTCGGCCATCGGCCGTGGACGCAGCACGATCGCGAGGCCGTCAACCTGCATGGCGCCCCCCGGCGGCGGGCCTTGCGGCGGCATCGGCCGCCGCGCGCGGCCGGCCCTGCCAGCCGAGGTAGGCCAGCACCAGCGCCCAGCAGGCGCCGCCAACGCCGTACTTCACGGCCGGCGTGATCCAGCGCGCGGAGGACCAGAAGGCCTCGACCGCCGCGGCCACCAGCAGCAGCCCGACCACGCCGTAGACCACCACCACCGCATGCCGCGCGGCCAGCCGCAGCGCCTCCAGCCGGGTGTGGCGTCCGGGCGCGAGCCAGGAATGGCCGAGCCGCAGGCCCGCGGCGCCGGCGAGCACGATGGCGGTGAGCTCGAAGGCCGAATGGGTGACGACGAAGGACAGGAAGTTGCGCGCATGCCCGGCGCCGATCAGGTAGCCGCCGACCGCGCCGATCTGCGTGCCGTTGAACACCAGCACGAAGGCGCTGCCGACGCCCGCGAAAAGCCCGGCCGCGAAGCAGCGGAAGCCGATGCCGATGTTGTGCATCACGTAGAAGCCGAACATCTGCCAGTCGTCGCCGGCGTCGCGCGTGCGGCCGAGGGCCTCGCTGCGGTCGCCGTACATGCCGTCGAACTGCTGCACCTCGCCGGCGTCGAGCAGGTGCAGGATGAAGCCCGGGTCGCGCCAGGCCGCCCAGCCGGCCGCGAGCAGCGGCACCAGGAACAGCAGCGCCGCCGCGAGCAGGTAGCCGCGGTGGGCGCGCACCGCCTGCGG
It encodes the following:
- a CDS encoding AMP-binding protein, yielding METTATARLNELPPRPQQPLHAYLRAHARERGDRAACIWYGQAMSWAELDRASDAFAARLQALGVQKGEPVVLFLNNCPQYLVAHFGIQKIGAIVCPSGPLNKEHELAYQVNDLKARVIVAAAPLLPVVRKVQAESALEHVFVVHYADLLPAEPALALPAELLAEREAARSVPAGCEDFLAVMRSGAAPQAVAVDLDDVALMTYTSGTTGLPKGAMLSYGNALFKTRAAADCNGVTGDDVLLSIAPLYHIAGMLMGVNVPVLTGAASVLLHRFDPRAALQAIEAWKVSWWYSIAPMNVACMQVPEIAQFDLSSLRRNPVTSFGITFTEPLAAQWRTHAPRCTSFEAAYGLSETHTCDTYTPQHAPRWGTQGVAVPGVTIRIVDPETQADLPAGEVGEIVLASPGTFKGYWNKPEATAATLRDGWVHTGDMGRLDADGYLSFIGRFKEMIKVSGYSVFPEEVETILIKHPAVAQAAVIAEPDAEKGEVVKAFIVRKPGAALEAEALIAWARDNMASYKAPRTVRFIDALPTTGAGKVLRRLLKDPA
- a CDS encoding TetR/AcrR family transcriptional regulator; this translates as MGITSATRHKPSARSDMPQGTGRQRTATQGTDVQRERILQAATQLFAAQGYANTTMAQIVRALGVTKPFVYYYFRDKQEIFEVLSWRPAVDCFTALDFAAGDPRRASEKVLEGIERLIRATITHHPAAFFPYREPQVYRPEYIAAQKKLAHHFYDLLCPLLEEARRDGDLDFNETKITALAACSLPGFLFSWYQPGGRLSPDEVVAELTRLASRVIGLRVPAAR
- a CDS encoding prolyl oligopeptidase family serine peptidase, with the translated sequence MTANASTPSDPYLWLEDIDGDEPLAWARAHNAKTVQRYAQSPAFERMAEGILEVLDADDRIPMVRKIGPFFYNFWRDRKNPKGLWRRTTLAEYRKPQPEWECVIDLDALAEAEGENWVWHGAQCLQPAYKRCLVSLSRGGADAEVVREFDLEHRQFVADGFALPEAKSSVAWKDIDHLYVATDFGPGSMTTSSYPRIVKEWRRGTPLESAATVYEAGADDMMASAWRDTTPGFERDFVSRQMDFYDSETWLRAPDGRLAKVDVPDDANIDITREWMLVEPRSPWTVGGATYAPGSLVATRFDDYMAGRRELTVLFEPGDTTALDSHSWTRHHLILNVMRDVVNELEVLTPQPGQQPWKRERLGGAPALSTIAAGGIDEDENDDYFLTVSGFLQPTTLYIGTIGRGEPEPLKDSPAFFDASRYRVSQHFATSKDGTRVPYFEIAPKDLRADGRNPTLQYAYGGFEVSLQPSYSGSIGRAWLDQGGVYVVANIRGGGEYGPRWHQAALQQNRLRTCEDFAAVSEHLFARNITSPRHLGAMGGSNGGLLMGNMLTLYPQLYGAIVSEVALLDMRRYTQLSAGASWIAEYGDPEVAEEWAWIQAFSPYENAKPGQAYPPALFTTSTRDDRVGPVHARKMYAKLAAMGHDVAFYENMEGGHSAAADNKAAAFMDALGYMYLWQHIGRTA
- the rocF gene encoding arginase; amino-acid sequence: MNGTTLELIGAPTDVGASVRGAGMGPDALRVAGLPDALAAQGYQVIDRGNLAGPATPWTLPANGLRHLDEVIAWNRAVYAAVDSALGTGHLPLMMGGDHCLAIGSISAVAWHARRRGRKLRVLWLDAHSDVNTETTSPSGNLHGMPVSCLLGHGPAVLTGWSGERAAIEHDAIRFIGIRSVDADEKEAIRTLGLHVFDMRHIDEHGMRTTMTEALQDVDEDTHLHVSFDLDCLDPGIAPGVGTGVRGGPTYREMQLCMEMIADTGRLGSVDVVELNPALDVRNQTAEVAVELIESLFGKSTLVR
- a CDS encoding DUF805 domain-containing protein, yielding MSSEQAINPYAAPGATVADVYEDSAGVQPVKLWSAKGRIGRVRFLAYMFYSYALFMLAAMVLGGVIGFTGFKGGEAAISIITLVLAIPYLVFYVLTGIQRSHDMDWSGWTLLLALIPLVALIWIFKPGTQGSNRFGAPPPPNTLSVIIGAWLLPAIAIVGIIAAIALPAMQR
- a CDS encoding DUF58 domain-containing protein → MTRVVPVPSRALVWVLAGAAVAAVAALLLGVPVERVAQAAGVALVLGLAGAGFDLWRSWRLWRAAPLRVERTLPGAFSIGVPTVLTLALVNEGAHGWEVSVFDGLDAHFAFEGLPQTVTVPPASRRVLQYTATATLRGVAQFDATQIRWRTRAGCFELRQTLGAPRRVRVYPNFAALARYAWLSGDRRLAQIGIKTYAQRGLGTDFRQLADYRTGDSLRHIDWKATLRHRRPIVREYQDDRDQCVFFLLDCGRRMRADETGTAEQAGSHFDEALNALMLLSYVALKEGDEVGAMTFGCPLAERRDFAPRKGTATLNALMNRLHDIQPGATHSDYLLAAQRLLQVQRRRALVIVLTNFRDEDAAELRPAVKLLRRNHLVLVASLRERVLGRIARQPLAQASDAVEVAAAHLFEQSRRDAFARVVGNDPLSVDVEPAGLAVALVNRYHAVKRAGLL
- a CDS encoding MoxR family ATPase, which gives rise to MQAISPEELTRASQWLQALRAEVGRAVVGQLEAVDQTLVALVASGHVLIEGVPGLGKTLLARALAQAMTLRYARVQFTPDLMPSDITGHSVLDPSQRGDGGIGTLRVHQGPVFTNLLLADEINRAPAKTQSALLEVMQEYQVTLEGRALPLPRPFMVMATQNPIDTEGTYPLPEAQLDRFLLKIDIGFPSHAEENAIVQLTTLQRAGNQFPLEAVTPCLDEAQVVELQRLACLVTADARVIDYAVRIARATRDWPGLSSGAGPRGTMALVRAARAAALMAGRDFITPDDVARQALPALRHRVMISPDAQLEGASVDGLLRAARDSVEAPRL